The genomic stretch ACGAGGCGATCCGCCAGATGCCCCAGCCGCCGACCCATCTGTTCTTGCAGGCAGGTGTGGGCGGATTGGCCGGCGCCTGTGCGGCGCTGGCGCGCAAGGCTTGGGGGAATGCGGTGCAGATCATCGTGGTCGAACCTGATGCCGCGCCTGCGCTTTACGGCTCGGTTGCCGCAGGCAGGGCCGTGACCAGCACAGGGCCGGTGTCCGCGATGGGGCGGCTGGATTGTAAAGCGCCGTCGTTGATTGCACTGAAAGGACTGGCGCGGGATGCGGATATATTCGCGCTGATCTCGGAAGAGGAAGGCGCGGCTGGCGCGGCAGCCTGCGACACCATTGGTCTGCCTTCGACACCGTCAGGCGCGGCGGGCGTTGCCGGTTTGCTGGCCTGCGCACAGGCGCTTGGGGTGGGCGGCGACGCCCGCGTGCTGTGTATCCTCAGCGAAGGACAAGGCTGAGCGATGGCGGATTTCGCCCCCGAAGAATACCGCGCACGCCTGCACCGTGCCCAGGCCATGATGGCACGCGAAGGGCTGGCGGCGCTGCTGCTGACCACCGAACCCGAGGTGCGGTATTTTACCGGCTTTCTCACCCGCTTTTGGGAAAGCCCCGCGCGCCCGTGGTTTCTGATTGTTCCGGCCAGCGGTGATCCGGTGGCGGTGATTCCGTCCATCGGGGCGCATCTGATGGGGCAAAGCTGGATCAGCGACATCCGCACATGGCGCAGCCCGCAGCCTGGCGATGATGGCATCAGTCTGCTGCGTGATGCCCTGGCCGAGGTTGGCGGCCCCATCGGTGTGCCCAGCGGGCCCGAGACGCATTTGCGGATGCCTCTGGACACATGGGCGGCGCTGCAATCCGCTGTTCGTTTCCGCGACGATGCCGGCATCATGCGCCGCCTGCGCCTGATTAAATCCGACGCCGAAATCGACCGCATCGCCACCATCTGCCAGATCGCCAACGCCGCATTCGACCGCGTGCCCGAAGTGATCGGCGCCGGCCTGCCGCTGTCCGAGGTGTTCCGCCGCTTCCAGATCCTGCTGCTGACCGAGGGGGCCGATTGGGTGCCCTATCTGGCTGGGGCAGCGGGGCAGGGCGGCTATGGTGACGTGATCTCGCCCGCGACGGATGCGCCGTTGATGGATGGCGATGTGCTGATGTTGGACACAGGCGCGGTCAGGGCCGGGTATTTCTGTGACTTTGACCGCAACTTTGCGGTGGGGAACGTGGATCAGGCCGCCCGTGACGCCAACGCACGGCTGATCGAGGCGACCGAAGCAGGGTTCGAGGCCGCACAGGCCGGGGCCACTGCGGCGGATCTGTTTCACGCGATGGACCGCGTGGTGACGGGCGGAGCAGGTGGCTCGGACGCGGGGCGGCTGGGACATGGTCTGGGGATGCAGTTGACCGAATGGCCGTCGCTGATTGCCGCCGATCACACGGTGTTGGAGCCGGGCATGGTGCTGACGCTGGAGCCGGGGATCGCGCTGGCGCCGGGGCGGATACTGGTGCACGAGGAAAACATCGTGATCACCGCGGACGGCCCGCAATGGCTGAGCATTCCCAGCGACGAACATATGGTTCAGCTGTGACCACATACCCCTATGACAGCGTCGACGTGGGGCCGTCGCTGGGGCTGGTGGTGTTGCAGGTGGACGAGACCATCGAGGGCGACATGCGCCGCCTGTTGGGCGATGCGCAACTCTATGTCAGCCGCGTGCCCAGCGATGCGCGGGTCACACGCGAGACATTGGCCGAGATGGCCGCACATCTGGGCAGGGCTGCGTCATTGCTGCCCCCTGCGGCTGAACTGGCGGCGGTGGCTTATGGATGTACGTCGGGGGCCGCCCAGATCGGCCCCGAGCAGGTCGCGCGGCTGGTCAGGCAGGGCAGACAGGTGGCGGCGGTGACGGATCCGGTGTCGGCGCTGGTTGCGGCCTGCGGGCATCTGGGACTGCGGCGGCTGGCTTTGTTGTCGCCCTATGTCGAGACGGTGTCGGACCACCTGCGCAGTGTTCTGGACGCGCAGGGCATTGAAACACCCGTTTTCGGCACCTTCGCCGAGGCGGAAGAGGCCAGGGTTGTGCGCATCGCGCCCGATGCGATCATCGAGGCGGCGGTGGATCTGTGTAGGACGGCGGATGTAGACGGGCTGTTCCTGTCCTGTACCAATCTGCGCACCTTGCCGGTGATCGACAGGTTAGAGGGCCAGCTTGGCCTGCCGGTGCTGTCGTCAAATCTGGTGCTGGGCTGGCATATGGCGCAATTGGCCGGGATGCCGGTGGCGGGACCAGGGCGTTTGCTGGCCACGGTCTGACCCTGCGTCACAGCACCGCGTGTTGGCCGCTTGGGGGCTGGAACTTGGCCGCGTCACGCGCAAGGATCGCGCCAACACGGAGCGGAGGAGGCCCCATGCTGAAAATCACCCCATCCATGCCCGAGAACCCGCCGCAGGAAACCGTTGTTGCAGCGGTGCGCCGCGTGGCGCAGGTTCATCCCGACCGCGATGCAGTGGTCTGCGACGGCACGCGGCTAAGCTGGGCCGCTTTCGACAGGTCCATCAACCAAGCGGCCAACATGCTGATCGCGCGCGGTGTGACTCGCGGCGACCGCGTGGCGGTGCTGTCTCCGAACTCGGCGGCCTATGCGGTGCTGTTCATGGGCATCCTGCGGGCCGGCGGATGTGTGGTGCCGCTGTCGACAATGGCCTCAACCGAAGCGCTGGAAAAGATGGTGCAGGACTGTGGTGCGCGGGTGATCTGTCTGGCTCAGACCTACCGCGAACTGGTGCCCTTTGTTGATGCGATGGAGATCACACGCATCGCGCTGGATTTTGATGCCGAGGGGTTCGAAAGCTATCCGGCGGCGATGGAGGCGGCTGATACCACCGACCCGATGGTGCCGGTTGCCATGGAGGACGGCTTCAACCTGATCTATTCCTCGGGCACCACGGGCACGCCCAAGGGGATCCTTCACACCCATTTCCTGCGGGCCGCCCAGATGGACCGCGTGACCGCCAATGGCTATGACGATGCCGCACGCACGCTGATTTCCACGCCGCTCTATTCCAACACCACCATCGTGGCCTTTCTGCCGACGCTTGTGGGCGGATCGACCGTGATCCTGATGTCGAAATTCGACGCGCAGGGCTGGCTGGCGCTGGCCGATGCCGATGCCGAGGCCGCCACGCATACGATGCTGGTGCCGGTGCAATACAAACGCATCGTCGAACTGCCTGTCTTCGCCGACTATAACCTCAGCGCGCTGCGGCTAAAGCTGTCCACCTCGGCGCCGCTGCGCGCGGATGTGAAACAGAAGGTTCTGGCGCAGATGCCGGGCAAGCTGGTGGAATATTACGGGCTGACCGAAGGCGGCGGGGTGACCGTGCTGATCGCGGACGAGAACCCGACCAAGCTGCACACCGTGGGCATGCCTGCGCCGGGCTGTGACATCCGCCTGATCGGGCCGGACGGTGGGGAAGTGGCCCCTGGCGAAGTGGGCGAGATTTGCGGACGCTCGCCGACGATGATGGCGGGGTATTACGGTCGCGATGATCTGACCGAAGAGACCCTGTGGCGCAATGCAGATGGCGAGGTCTACTTTCGCTCGGGCGACATGGGGTCCTTTGACGATGACGGCTTTCTGGTGCTGTCGGATCGCAAGAAGGACATGATCATCTCGGGCGGTCTGAACATCTATGCCAACGATCTGGAACTGATCCTGCTGGCCGATCCAGAGGTGACCGACGCCGCCGTGATCGGCGTGCCCTCCGAGCAATGGGGCGAGACGCCGCTGGGTCTGGTGGTGCTGCGCGAGGGGGCCGAGGCCACGGGTGACGACATCCGCGCGCGGGCGAACGAGAAGCTGGGCAAGAGCCACCGGCTGAGCGCGGTCGAAGTGCGCGACGTGCTGCCGCGCAGTTCGATAGGGAAGATTTTGAAAAAGGATTTGCGGGCGGCGTATTGGCCGTAAGCTTGCCACAAAGGGCAGCGCCTGACCGCGGGTGGGCATCACAACATTGGTGGATGCCACTTAATTTCTATGCTTTGGCGTGAGGCTAATGAATCGCAAGACGGTGAGAAAGCGCCCGCCCGTCGCACCAAAGGTGCGCCGATTGTTTTAGGCACGCCTCCGGCGTGACGGGCGGTCGGGCGCTGCCTCTCACACATTGCAAAGCAATGTGTGAGAGGCCGGCGGTGCTACGCACCTTGATTCCGGGCTTTGGTGCGCAGAGCAGGCGTTACGCCAACCCGCCCACCTTCTTCAACTCTGCCACCACAGCATCCACCCCTTCGCGCTGGCGCAGCGCGGTGAACAGGAACGGCCGGCCCGCCCGCATCCGCGCAGCGTCGCGTTCCATCACGTCCAGCGAGGCCCCCACATAGGGCGCAAGGTCGGTCTTGTTGATGATCAGGATGTCGGATTTGGTGATCGCAGGCCCGCCCTTGCGCGGGATTTCCTCGCCCGCTGCGACGTCGATCACATAGAGCGTCACATCCGCAAGTTCGGGGCTGAAGGTCGCCGACAGGTTGTCGCCGCCGCTTTCGATCAGCAGCACTTCGATCTCGGGGTGGCGTTTCACCATCTGGTCAACTGCGGCCAGGTTGATCGACGCGTCCTCGCGGATCGCGGTGTGCGGGCAGCCGCCGGTCTCGACCCCGATGATCCGGTCCTGCGGCAGCACCTGCATCCGCATCAGCGCCTCGGCGTCTTCCTGCGTGTAAATGTCATTGGTGATCACGCCGACCGAATGGCTGTCGCGCAGGGCCTCGCAGAGGGCGGCGGTCAGCGTGGTCTTGCCAGCGCCCACGGGGCCGCCGATGCCAACGCGCAAAGGGCCGTTCATCTGGGTCATGTGCGGAAAATCCTTGAATATTGTGTTTCGTGTTTCATCGACGCGATGTCGGTGGCAAAGGCCGTGGCGGTCAGATCGTCCAGGCTGGCGGCACAGGCGCGGGTGGCGATCTCCTGTGCGGCGGGTGTCAGGGCGCGGATGATGGCCTGTCCGTCGCTTTGACCCAAGGGCACAAGCCGCATGGCCGCACCCGCCAGACTGCTGGTCAGACCGTGCAGGTACATCTTGGCCGTCAGTTCCAGTGGCAGGCCCGCGTTCCGCGCCGCTTCGCCCACGGCGACGGGATAGGTGCGCGGCGTGGCGGTGGTGCCGTTCAGGTTGGCCACGGCGGCGGCAAAGGCTGCCCCTTGCAGGTCGGTCTCGCGCAGCCGTTCCGCCGAGGCGGCAAAGGCCCGCGCTGTCGCGTCCACCGCACCCGCATCATCGGCGCGATAGGCGGCGGCGATAAACAGGCAATCGTTCCAGCCCGCACCATGCCGCAGCACCGTGTCGATCCAGTCCTGGGTCTGTGCTGCATCCGTCACATCGCCCGCCTGCACGGCCCATTCCAGCCCGTGCGAATAGGCGAATGCCCCCACCGGAAAGGACGGCGAGAACCATTGCGCCAGCGTCAGAACCGCCGCGTCAATGGGCATGGCTGTGGGTGCGTCCGTGTCCGTAAGCCCCGCCTTCGGGGATGAAGGGTTCGTTCACTTCGCGCACCACCGCGCCGATCTTAGCCAGCATGTCGCGGATCACATGGTCGGGCTGGATCAGCAGGCGGCGGTCCTCGATCTGGCAGGGGGTGTGGCGGTTGCCGATGTGCCACGCGATGCGCGTCAGGTCGTCCGCCCTGATCTCAAGCAGGTCCTGGGCGGCGGCCTGCACCAGCACCTCGCGCCCGTCGGCCAGCACCAGCACGCCGCCGTGGTCCAGCGATGTGGTCTGCGGCAGGTCGATCAGGATCGGCTGGCCGTCGTCGGTTTCCAGCATCTTGCGGCGCAAAAAGCGGGTGTCGTAATCCAGCGTGATCTGCGCGAAGGGCGTCGTGTGGCTGTGGTCGTGATAGGTGCGGGCGGTCAGGGTGTGCATGGTCGGGCCTTTAGAACATGAAATAGCGTTGCGCCATCGGCAGAACCTCGGCGGGTTCGCAGGTCAGCAGTTCGCCGTCGGCGCGCACTTCGTAGGTTTCGGGGTTCACTTCGATCCGGGGCAGGGCGGTATTAAGCTTCAGGTCGGATTTGCCGATGTTGCGGGTGTTGCTGACCGCCACGGTTTGTTTGGCCAGCCCCAGAGTGCCGCGAATGTCGGCGTCCTGTGCGGCGGCACTGACAAAGGTGATGGACGAATGTTCCACCGACCGGCCAAAGGCCCCGAACATGGGCCGCGAATAGACCGGCTGCGGTGTCGGGATCGACGCGTTCGGGTCACCCATCTGCGCCATGACGATGGTGCCCGACATCAGCACCATTTCCGGTTTCACGCCAAAGAACGCTGGGTTCCACAGCACCAGATCGGCGCGCTTGCCCTCTTCGATGCTGCCGATCTCGCGGCTGATGCCGTGGGCGATGGCGGGGTTGATGGTGTATTTCGCGATATAGCGGCGCACGCGGAAATTGTCGTTGTCGCCGGTCTCCTCGGCCAGACGCCCGCGCTGTTTCTTCATCTTGTCGGCGGTCTGCCATGTGCGGATCAGCACCTCGCCGATGCGGCCCATCGCCTGACTGTCGCTGGCGATGATCGAGAATGCGCCCATGTCGTGCAGGATGTCCTCGGCGGCGATGGTCTCGCGGCGGATGCGGCTTTCGGCAAAGGCGACGTCTTCGGGGATGGATTTGTCGAGGTGGTGACAGACCATAAGCATGTCGAGGTGCTCTTCCAACGTGTTCACCGTAAAGGGGCGCGTGGGGTTGGTGGAGGAGGGCAGGACGTGTTCCTCGCCGCAGATCTTGATGATGTCCGGCGCGTGTCCGCCGCCCGCACCTTCGGTGTGAAAGGCGTGGATGGTGCGGCCCTTCATGGCCGCCACGGTGTTTTCGACAAAGCCGGATTCGTTCAGCGTGTCGGTGTGGATCATCACCTGCACGTCCATGTCGTCGGCCACCGACAGGCAGCAGTCGATGGCGGCGGGGGTGGTGCCCCAGTCCTCGTGCAGTTTCATCGCGCAGGCGCCCGCGTTGATCATCTCGACCAATGCCGCGGGCTGGCTGGCGTTGCCCTTGCCCGACAGGCCGATGTTCATCGGGATGCTGTCAAAGGCCTGCAACATCCGCCCGATGTGCCAGGGCCCCGGCGTGCAGGTGGTGGCCAGCGTGCCGTGGGCAGGCCCCGTGCCACCGCCCAGACAGGTGGTCACGCCCGAATGCAGCGCGTCCTCCATCTGTTGCGGGCAGATAAAGTGGATGTGGCTGTCAAAGCCCCCCGCCGTCAGGATGCGGCCCTCGCCTGCGATAATCTCGGTGCCGGGGCCGATGATGATGTCGACGCCCGGCTGGGTGTCGGGGTTGCCCGCCTTGCCGATCTTGTGGATGCGCCCGTCGCGCAGGCCCACGTCGGCCTTGTAGATGCCGGTATGGTCCACGATCAGCGCGTTGGTGATGACCGTATCAACCGCCCCTTCGGCGCGTGTCACCTGTGACTGTCCCATGCCGTCGCGGATCACCTTGCCACCGCCGAACTTGACCTCTTCGCCATAGGTGGTCAGGTCGCGTTCAACCTCGATGATCAGGTCGGTGTCGGCCAGACGCATCCGGTCGCCGGTGGTGGGGCCGAACATTGCGGCGTAGTCGGCGCGGGCAATGGGTTTGGGCATGGGGAATGTCCTTTGGTAAGCGTCAGCGTTTCTTGGAGCCGGGCAGGGCGGGGCCGCGTTTGCCCAGACGGCGTGCGTTGGCGCGGGTCTTGCGGCGCAGCGGGCGCAAGGCCGCATTCATCACCTCGTCAGGGCGCTTGCCGCTGATGGTGGCCATCGACGCGGCAGTGGCGCTGTCCAGAAAGGCAGTGGGTTTTTCCGAAACCATGCGGTCGTTTTCGGATTTGGTGACAGACCACAGGCCCGCCATCCCCATCATCCGCATCGTCATGACGCTGGCGGTCTCCATCACCAGCATCGACATATTCATCCACGCGCCCATCAGATCGGCAGGGGTGGCAAGGCGCGGCAGTTTCGTGACCATCAAAGGTCTCCCATGATCTGCTGGTTGAACCCGAACACCCGCCGCGCCCCGCCATAGGGGATCAACGAGACTTCGCGCCGTTGGCCGGGTTCAAAGCGCACGGCAGTGCCGGACGCAATGTCCAGGCGCATCCCCCGTGCGGCATCGCGGTCAAAGTCCAACGCAGCGTTTGTTTCAGCAAAATGATAGTGCGAGCCGACCTGAACAGGGCGGTCGCCGGTATTGGCAACCATCAGCGTGATGGCCGTGGCTCCGTCGTTCAAGATGATGTCGCCGGCGCCCGGTATCAACGCGCCGGGGATCATTTGCGGGTTTTCCGCGTGCTGCGTGCGCGGATTGTCGCGCGGGTGGCGGTCAGGGCCACGGCCACCACGATTGCGGCCATGCCCAGTAGAACCGGCAGCCACGCCGATGCGCCGTCCGAAACGTGGGGGTGCAGGTGCAGGCCTGCATCGGTGTGCGCGGCAACGGGGGCCGCAAAAAGAGCAAGTCCAAGGGCAGTCGTTACGGATTTCATCAAGTCAGGCTCCTGTCAGCGAATGGGATTGTGGACGGTCACCAGTTTGGTGCCGTCGGGAAAAGTGGCCTCGACCTGCACGTCGTGGATCATCTCGGCGATCCCTTCCATACATTGATCGCGGGTGATGATCTGCGCACCGGCCTCCATCAGGTCGGCCACGCTGCGCCCGTCGCGCGCGCCTTCGACCACCGCGTCGGTGATCAGCGCTATCGCTTCGGGATGGTTCAGCTTTACGCCACGCTCCAGCCGTTTGCGGGCGACCACGGCGGCCATCGCAATCAGCAGTTTGTCTTTTTCGCGGGGGGTGAGGTTCATATCAGATCATCCAGGTTCTTGGCAGGGGTCCACCCTTGAGGCGGATAAGAACGGGCAGCAGGCTGCGCCGCAACTCGAAACTGTCGGCGGCGAGGAATCTTGCCACCAGCATGTCGTCACCGATCAGGCTGGCCCCGGCGGTGTCGGGCAGCATGGCGCGCACGGGGGCAAGCTGTCCGGCGGCGTCGGGGGCAATATAGACCATTGCGGCCATGGCGCCGGCAGCATTTGCAACGAATGGTTTGGCCAGATGCGCGCTGGCATCGCCCGTCAGGGCAATCGCGTCGTGGTACAGGGGAACGCCCGCGCGGTTGATCATGATGCGGTCGCGCAGGTCCAGCGTGCCCAGACGTTCGCCCATCGCGGCGCGGCCAAACACCAGCGGTTCGACCAACAGCAACTGTGCATCCGTCGCCATGTCGATCTGCAAACGGCGGTCCAGCGCGGCCCCGTCATAAAGGATGGTTTCCTGTGGCAGCCAGTCAATACGCGCGTCCGGCCCGAGTGTCAGCGTGTTGCGCACCTGGCCCACTTCGCCGGTCTGGGCGCGGTAGACGCGCTCGCAGGCCTGCGTGGTCAGGCACAGGGTGGTGCCTGTCTGGGCCTCGGCCGTCACGGCGTAACGGTCGCCGCCGGTGATCCCCCCTGCGGTGTTCAGCACCACCGCGTCCAGCGCGTCACTGCTGCTGCGCGGAAACAGGCACTTGGACGATCCCGCCTGATGCAATCCGCCCAATACCGAGCGGCCCCGTGCCGGTTTCGCGGACACAGCAATGCGCCCGCGTGCGCGGGGCTGTTGGGCGGGCGTCGCGGGTATGACCGAAAGGTGGGTTATTGTGCAGTCCTTTGCGCAGAAAACAGCGGCGAGTCAGGGCACCGTGTCTGCGAGCACTAGAACATTGCAGAGGGCCGTTGCCCATGCTGAGGCCGATTTTTTGCCTCTTACTGCTGAATATTACATCACATGTCCGGTATTGAGCTTAATATTTAGGCAGAATCCAGTGGGGCGCCCTGCTGCGCCCGCATCTGCATTTGCCATTCACAATGACTTGAACTGACGCTGTGACCACCTGATTGGGCGAAACAAGTGCCAACGGGGGGGTGTGTGGCGACCTTGCGAATTGGATCTCGAGGGGCCGCCACACGAAATTGCAACACATAGTTGCGGGACCAGCTTAGGCGACTGTGTGTGCGGTGCAAGCCGTAGTTGTCAGGCGGGCCCGCTTTGGAGATTTATATGACTTTTCTGAAATCCGCGCTTACGGGCACACTTGTGGCCGCGTCGCTTGGCTCGGCGGCACTGGCGGCTGATGATACCATCAAGGTCGGCGTGCTGCATTCGCTGTCCGGCACGATGGCAATCTCGGAAACCACGCTGAAAGACACCATGCTGATGCTGATTGAACAGCAAAATGCCAAGGGCGGTCTGCTGGGCAAGCAACTTGAAGCGGTGGTGGTCGATCCGGCATCCGACTGGCCGCTGTTCGCGGAAAAAGCACGCGAGCTGCTGACCGTACACAATGTTGATGTGATCTATGGCAACTGGACGTCCGTAAGCCGCAAGTCGGTGCTGCCGGTGATCGAAGAGCTGAACGGTCTGCTGTTCTATCCGGTGCAATATGAAGGCGAAGAATCTTCCAGGAACGTGTTCTACACTGGCGCGGCACCGAACCAACAGGCGATCCCTGCCACAGATTACTTTCTGGACGAACTGGGCATCGAGAAATTCGCGCTGCTGGGCACCGACTATGTCTATCCGCGCACAACCAACAACATCCTTGAAAGCTATCTCAAGGGCAAAGGCATTGCCGACGCGGATATTTTTGTGAACTACACGCCCTTCGGTCACTCGGACTGGTCCAAGATCGTGGCCGATGTTGTGGCATTGGGCGCGGACGGCAAGAAGGTTGGCGTGATCTCGACCATCAACGGCGACGCGAACATCGGTT from Pseudosulfitobacter sp. DSM 107133 encodes the following:
- a CDS encoding Xaa-Pro peptidase family protein — protein: MADFAPEEYRARLHRAQAMMAREGLAALLLTTEPEVRYFTGFLTRFWESPARPWFLIVPASGDPVAVIPSIGAHLMGQSWISDIRTWRSPQPGDDGISLLRDALAEVGGPIGVPSGPETHLRMPLDTWAALQSAVRFRDDAGIMRRLRLIKSDAEIDRIATICQIANAAFDRVPEVIGAGLPLSEVFRRFQILLLTEGADWVPYLAGAAGQGGYGDVISPATDAPLMDGDVLMLDTGAVRAGYFCDFDRNFAVGNVDQAARDANARLIEATEAGFEAAQAGATAADLFHAMDRVVTGGAGGSDAGRLGHGLGMQLTEWPSLIAADHTVLEPGMVLTLEPGIALAPGRILVHEENIVITADGPQWLSIPSDEHMVQL
- a CDS encoding Asp/Glu racemase, which translates into the protein MTTYPYDSVDVGPSLGLVVLQVDETIEGDMRRLLGDAQLYVSRVPSDARVTRETLAEMAAHLGRAASLLPPAAELAAVAYGCTSGAAQIGPEQVARLVRQGRQVAAVTDPVSALVAACGHLGLRRLALLSPYVETVSDHLRSVLDAQGIETPVFGTFAEAEEARVVRIAPDAIIEAAVDLCRTADVDGLFLSCTNLRTLPVIDRLEGQLGLPVLSSNLVLGWHMAQLAGMPVAGPGRLLATV
- a CDS encoding class I adenylate-forming enzyme family protein — protein: MLKITPSMPENPPQETVVAAVRRVAQVHPDRDAVVCDGTRLSWAAFDRSINQAANMLIARGVTRGDRVAVLSPNSAAYAVLFMGILRAGGCVVPLSTMASTEALEKMVQDCGARVICLAQTYRELVPFVDAMEITRIALDFDAEGFESYPAAMEAADTTDPMVPVAMEDGFNLIYSSGTTGTPKGILHTHFLRAAQMDRVTANGYDDAARTLISTPLYSNTTIVAFLPTLVGGSTVILMSKFDAQGWLALADADAEAATHTMLVPVQYKRIVELPVFADYNLSALRLKLSTSAPLRADVKQKVLAQMPGKLVEYYGLTEGGGVTVLIADENPTKLHTVGMPAPGCDIRLIGPDGGEVAPGEVGEICGRSPTMMAGYYGRDDLTEETLWRNADGEVYFRSGDMGSFDDDGFLVLSDRKKDMIISGGLNIYANDLELILLADPEVTDAAVIGVPSEQWGETPLGLVVLREGAEATGDDIRARANEKLGKSHRLSAVEVRDVLPRSSIGKILKKDLRAAYWP
- the ureG gene encoding urease accessory protein UreG; amino-acid sequence: MTQMNGPLRVGIGGPVGAGKTTLTAALCEALRDSHSVGVITNDIYTQEDAEALMRMQVLPQDRIIGVETGGCPHTAIREDASINLAAVDQMVKRHPEIEVLLIESGGDNLSATFSPELADVTLYVIDVAAGEEIPRKGGPAITKSDILIINKTDLAPYVGASLDVMERDAARMRAGRPFLFTALRQREGVDAVVAELKKVGGLA
- a CDS encoding urease accessory UreF family protein, with translation MPIDAAVLTLAQWFSPSFPVGAFAYSHGLEWAVQAGDVTDAAQTQDWIDTVLRHGAGWNDCLFIAAAYRADDAGAVDATARAFAASAERLRETDLQGAAFAAAVANLNGTTATPRTYPVAVGEAARNAGLPLELTAKMYLHGLTSSLAGAAMRLVPLGQSDGQAIIRALTPAAQEIATRACAASLDDLTATAFATDIASMKHETQYSRIFRT
- a CDS encoding urease accessory protein UreE, with translation MHTLTARTYHDHSHTTPFAQITLDYDTRFLRRKMLETDDGQPILIDLPQTTSLDHGGVLVLADGREVLVQAAAQDLLEIRADDLTRIAWHIGNRHTPCQIEDRRLLIQPDHVIRDMLAKIGAVVREVNEPFIPEGGAYGHGRTHSHAH
- the ureC gene encoding urease subunit alpha, whose translation is MPKPIARADYAAMFGPTTGDRMRLADTDLIIEVERDLTTYGEEVKFGGGKVIRDGMGQSQVTRAEGAVDTVITNALIVDHTGIYKADVGLRDGRIHKIGKAGNPDTQPGVDIIIGPGTEIIAGEGRILTAGGFDSHIHFICPQQMEDALHSGVTTCLGGGTGPAHGTLATTCTPGPWHIGRMLQAFDSIPMNIGLSGKGNASQPAALVEMINAGACAMKLHEDWGTTPAAIDCCLSVADDMDVQVMIHTDTLNESGFVENTVAAMKGRTIHAFHTEGAGGGHAPDIIKICGEEHVLPSSTNPTRPFTVNTLEEHLDMLMVCHHLDKSIPEDVAFAESRIRRETIAAEDILHDMGAFSIIASDSQAMGRIGEVLIRTWQTADKMKKQRGRLAEETGDNDNFRVRRYIAKYTINPAIAHGISREIGSIEEGKRADLVLWNPAFFGVKPEMVLMSGTIVMAQMGDPNASIPTPQPVYSRPMFGAFGRSVEHSSITFVSAAAQDADIRGTLGLAKQTVAVSNTRNIGKSDLKLNTALPRIEVNPETYEVRADGELLTCEPAEVLPMAQRYFMF
- a CDS encoding antifreeze protein, which encodes MVTKLPRLATPADLMGAWMNMSMLVMETASVMTMRMMGMAGLWSVTKSENDRMVSEKPTAFLDSATAASMATISGKRPDEVMNAALRPLRRKTRANARRLGKRGPALPGSKKR
- a CDS encoding urease subunit beta produces the protein MIPGALIPGAGDIILNDGATAITLMVANTGDRPVQVGSHYHFAETNAALDFDRDAARGMRLDIASGTAVRFEPGQRREVSLIPYGGARRVFGFNQQIMGDL
- a CDS encoding urease subunit gamma — encoded protein: MNLTPREKDKLLIAMAAVVARKRLERGVKLNHPEAIALITDAVVEGARDGRSVADLMEAGAQIITRDQCMEGIAEMIHDVQVEATFPDGTKLVTVHNPIR
- a CDS encoding urease accessory protein UreD, with product MSAKPARGRSVLGGLHQAGSSKCLFPRSSSDALDAVVLNTAGGITGGDRYAVTAEAQTGTTLCLTTQACERVYRAQTGEVGQVRNTLTLGPDARIDWLPQETILYDGAALDRRLQIDMATDAQLLLVEPLVFGRAAMGERLGTLDLRDRIMINRAGVPLYHDAIALTGDASAHLAKPFVANAAGAMAAMVYIAPDAAGQLAPVRAMLPDTAGASLIGDDMLVARFLAADSFELRRSLLPVLIRLKGGPLPRTWMI
- the urtA gene encoding urea ABC transporter substrate-binding protein, which translates into the protein MTFLKSALTGTLVAASLGSAALAADDTIKVGVLHSLSGTMAISETTLKDTMLMLIEQQNAKGGLLGKQLEAVVVDPASDWPLFAEKARELLTVHNVDVIYGNWTSVSRKSVLPVIEELNGLLFYPVQYEGEESSRNVFYTGAAPNQQAIPATDYFLDELGIEKFALLGTDYVYPRTTNNILESYLKGKGIADADIFVNYTPFGHSDWSKIVADVVALGADGKKVGVISTINGDANIGFYKELAAAGISADDIPVVAFSVGEEELSGLDTSNLVGHLAAWNYFMSADTPENAEFIKTWHAFIGDDKRVTNDPMEAHYIGFNMWVAAVEAAGTTDVDAVRAEMYGQEFPNLTGGTAVMGVNHHLSKPVLIGEIQADGQFDIISETDPVPGDAWTDFLPESAVLESDWKDLGCGMYNTETKTCVQTLSNY